One stretch of Montipora foliosa isolate CH-2021 unplaced genomic scaffold, ASM3666993v2 scaffold_481, whole genome shotgun sequence DNA includes these proteins:
- the LOC137989950 gene encoding uncharacterized protein, translating into MWTKGLNWDEPIDHELSSRAKKWFSELEALQEISVPRSLQESKREKSVSVQTFVDASSESYDAVSYLRGEYAHGCYVVRIIASKTRVCPLTPMSTPRLELMAAVLGLRLTLSILAALDISTGHARFWSDSMNVLYWIRGKGKQYLLFVANRIGEIQSQSNPEQWQYVETDENPADLCSRGLSASRLKDKHLMVDRARFSDEARV; encoded by the coding sequence ATGTGGACCAAGGGCCTCAACTGGGACGAGCCTATTGATCACGAACTTTCAAGTCGAGCAAAAAAATGGTTCTCCGAATTGGAGGCTTTGCAGGAAATTAGTGTTCCGAGATCCCTTCAAGAATCAAAACGCGAAAAGTCCGTTTCCGTGCAAACTTTCGTTGACGCCTCAAGTGAATCATATGATGCAGTGAGCTATCTAAGAGGAGAGTATGCCCATGGCTGCTATGTCGTTCGAATCATCGCATCAAAAACAAGAGTTTGTCCATTGACACCGATGAGCACTCCTAGATTAGAATTGATGGCAGCCGTTCTAGGTCTCCGTTTAACACTTTCGatccttgctgccctagacatTTCTACTGGCCACGCTCGATTCTGGTCTGACAGTATGAATGTCCTGTATTGGATTCGAGGCAAAGGAAAGCAGTACCTTCTGTTTGTGGCAAACAGAATCGGCGAGATCCAAAGTCAGTCAAACCCGGAGCAGTGGCAATACGTGGAAACGGATGAGAATCCGGCTGATTTATGTTCTCGTGGTCTTTCAGCGTCGCGTCTTAAAGACAAACACCTTATGGTGGATAGGGCCCGATTTTCTGATGAAGCACGAGTCTGA